In the Bacillus shivajii genome, one interval contains:
- a CDS encoding phospho-sugar mutase yields the protein MQWKEEFERWKNNPNIDVNTKDELASLTSEELIEESFYKDLEFGTGGMRGETGPGTNRMNRYTVRKATTGLAEMVKRKGQEACEKGVAIAYDVRHYSREFAEEAARTLAYHGIRVYLFTSIQPTPVLSFAVRYYNTQAGIVITASHNPPEYNGYKVYGEDGAQLTPEPAKELIEDIVKIEDELSLPIATEDRLEDIEKITFIGDEVLSSYQDHLSSVIIDEKLVEEHGDNLSVVFTPLHGTSYESVTYALKNNGFKNLHLVEEQVDADPEFSTVASPNPEEHAAFELALQYGEKVNGDILIGTDPDADRLGIAAINNEGKYQVLTGNQTGALLLHYLLSTRKSLGTLPSNGVMLTTIVSSDIGEEIAKSFGVETVKTLTGFKFIGEKIKEYEHSGEATFLFGYEESYGYLARPFVRDKDAVQIALMACEVAAAWKAKGKTLFEGLKDIYEEYGYYQEHLESMTLKGKKGVEQITTMMENLRTKPLRQLAGMPITHMEDYQAGVRIHTENGAEEKLTLPLANVVKYTFENGWVCFRPSGTEPKMKVYFSLKAATDEEGKKQLEKLKDEVLASLQV from the coding sequence ATGCAATGGAAAGAGGAGTTTGAACGTTGGAAGAATAATCCAAATATTGATGTGAATACAAAAGATGAGCTAGCATCTCTTACATCTGAGGAGCTTATAGAAGAAAGTTTTTATAAAGATCTAGAGTTTGGCACTGGTGGAATGAGAGGCGAAACAGGTCCTGGTACGAATCGAATGAATCGCTACACGGTTCGAAAAGCAACGACAGGTCTTGCAGAAATGGTTAAGCGCAAAGGTCAAGAGGCATGTGAAAAAGGGGTCGCGATCGCTTACGATGTTAGGCACTACTCACGAGAATTTGCTGAAGAGGCTGCTCGTACTTTAGCTTATCATGGGATTCGTGTTTATTTATTTACAAGTATCCAACCAACACCTGTCTTATCTTTTGCGGTACGATACTACAATACACAAGCAGGTATCGTCATTACTGCTAGTCATAATCCACCAGAATATAATGGATATAAAGTGTATGGAGAAGATGGTGCTCAACTAACACCAGAACCAGCAAAAGAGTTAATTGAAGACATTGTAAAGATAGAAGATGAACTATCATTACCTATCGCAACAGAAGATCGTCTAGAAGATATCGAGAAAATTACGTTCATTGGTGATGAGGTTTTATCATCGTATCAAGATCATTTATCTTCTGTAATTATAGATGAAAAACTCGTTGAAGAACATGGTGATAACTTGTCTGTTGTTTTTACGCCATTACATGGAACGAGTTATGAGTCTGTTACATATGCATTAAAAAACAATGGATTTAAAAACTTACATCTGGTTGAAGAGCAAGTTGATGCAGACCCGGAATTCTCAACGGTTGCATCACCTAATCCGGAAGAACATGCCGCCTTTGAATTAGCTTTACAATATGGGGAAAAGGTGAATGGTGATATCCTCATTGGTACCGACCCTGATGCGGATCGCTTAGGAATAGCAGCAATAAATAACGAGGGAAAGTATCAAGTTCTAACCGGGAACCAGACAGGTGCATTACTTTTACATTATTTATTATCGACACGAAAAAGTTTAGGAACCCTTCCATCTAATGGGGTTATGTTAACAACGATCGTTTCTTCGGATATAGGAGAGGAAATTGCTAAATCGTTTGGAGTGGAAACAGTAAAAACGCTAACTGGGTTTAAATTCATCGGTGAAAAAATTAAGGAATATGAACATAGTGGGGAAGCAACATTCCTATTTGGTTATGAAGAAAGTTACGGATACTTAGCACGTCCATTTGTTCGTGATAAAGATGCTGTTCAAATCGCCCTTATGGCTTGTGAAGTAGCTGCAGCATGGAAAGCAAAAGGAAAGACGTTATTTGAAGGGCTAAAAGATATATACGAAGAGTATGGGTATTATCAAGAGCATTTAGAATCGATGACATTAAAAGGGAAAAAAGGTGTCGAGCAAATTACAACTATGATGGAGAATCTCCGTACAAAACCATTGCGTCAATTAGCAGGAATGCCAATTACACATATGGAAGATTATCAAGCAGGTGTACGTATTCATACGGAAAATGGTGCAGAAGAAAAACTGACATTGCCTTTAGCTAATGTCGTAAAATATACATTTGAAAATGGCTGGGTATGCTTTAGACCATCTGGAACAGAGCCGAAAATGAAAGTGTATTTCTCTTTAAAAGCAGCAACAGATGAAGAAGGAAAAAAACAGCTTGAAAAATTAAAAGATGAAGTTTTAGCATCCTTACAAGTATAA
- a CDS encoding glycerophosphodiester phosphodiesterase translates to MYQSAIQKAPNKKGNRIKWIVAVLGILLVSWLVIYFFPVAERPAQSFFENDRPLVIAHQGGEHLAPSNTLAAFEQARELGVDVIEFDVHMTKDGYLVAIHDNTVDRTTDGIGKVNDLTLEEIRALDAADYFQDLNGEYSYKEQGVTIPTVEEIFDEFSDMRLNIELKATNDPEFYEPMSKRLWELIEEYGNAKRVLVASFEHDIIEMFQEVSNGQVPVSGGRQEVTKFVVFHKLFLNGLYRANVDAIQIPTEESIFNLKDEKLIHGAKKRGMDVHYWTINDQDKMRELVELGADGIITDRPDLLIEVLEEQ, encoded by the coding sequence TTGTATCAATCAGCCATTCAAAAAGCACCGAATAAAAAAGGGAATCGGATAAAATGGATCGTTGCTGTGTTAGGAATCCTTTTGGTTAGTTGGCTTGTCATTTATTTCTTCCCGGTAGCGGAGCGACCAGCACAATCTTTTTTTGAAAACGATCGACCTTTAGTAATCGCCCATCAGGGTGGAGAACATTTGGCACCGTCAAACACGCTAGCAGCATTTGAACAAGCAAGAGAACTTGGCGTTGATGTAATTGAATTTGATGTACATATGACAAAAGATGGCTATCTTGTTGCGATTCATGATAACACGGTTGACAGAACAACGGATGGGATCGGAAAAGTGAATGACCTAACGTTAGAAGAAATTAGAGCACTTGATGCAGCTGATTACTTTCAAGATCTAAATGGAGAGTATTCTTACAAGGAACAAGGGGTTACAATCCCTACTGTTGAAGAGATTTTTGACGAGTTTTCAGACATGCGCTTAAATATTGAGTTGAAAGCCACGAATGACCCTGAATTTTATGAGCCGATGAGCAAAAGGCTGTGGGAATTAATTGAGGAGTATGGGAACGCTAAACGTGTATTAGTCGCCTCTTTTGAGCATGACATTATAGAAATGTTTCAAGAGGTTTCTAATGGTCAAGTTCCAGTGAGTGGGGGTAGACAAGAAGTAACAAAATTTGTCGTATTCCACAAATTATTTTTAAACGGGTTATATCGAGCGAATGTCGATGCGATACAAATTCCGACAGAAGAAAGCATTTTTAACTTAAAGGACGAAAAATTGATTCATGGTGCTAAGAAGCGTGGAATGGATGTACATTATTGGACAATTAACGATCAAGACAAAATGCGTGAACTCGTTGAGTTGGGTGCTGATGGAATCATCACCGACCGACCAGACCTATTAATTGAAGTCCTAGAAGAACAATGA